The genomic window TGCAAAAATAAATACAGATAAAAATAGTATTGATTTAAAGCTTTTCAGTGAAACGGAACAAGCGATCGCTATTATTAAAGGATTGCAACTGAAAAAAGCAAGTCCCACAACCTTATTAGGCAAAGAAAAAGCTAACACCCTAGATAATTGGTTTTATAGAGTTAAATGGCAAAAACAGCCCCTTTTCTCCAACACACTTTTGACTCCAAAAAATATTGAAAGTATTCTATTTCCTCAGTTGCAGAAGTTAAAAACACAACCTGATATTATTAATTATCAAAACCTTTTATCTCAATTAGAAATTATTAGCTTTAACTACATATTAGAAGCATTTGAAAAGCTAGGTTTTAAATTTATACAAGAAACCCGTTTTACAACTACTCAGTTACGAGAAGAACTAGGAATCTTGCCATCTTATCATCGACTCTGCGATCGCCTTTTAAACATCCTCGCTGAAGAAGGTATTTTGCAAAAAATAGAGGAAGAATGGGAAGTTATTGAGGAGGCAGAAGTCAGAAGGCAGGAGGCAGAAGGCTTCTTAAATGATAGTTCTGCCGAACTTACCCTCTTGAAACGTTGCGGTTCCCAACTTGCTGAAGTGTTACGGGGAGACTGTGATCCTGTGCAGCTATTATTTCCAGAGGGAGACTTAACCCTGACAACGCAGCTTTATCAGGAATCCACGGGGTCAAAAATGATGAATAACCTCGTAAAACAGGCAGTATTGACCGCATTAGATAAAAAAGACCTAGAAAGTCCTCTAAAAATCCTAGAAATTGGTGCGGGAACAGGAGGAACCACTGCCTATTTACTGCCTGAACTCGATAAATTCCAAACTGAATATGTTTTTACGGATATTTCCCTTTTATTCACCAAAAAAGCATGTCAGCAATTCAAAGCTTATTCTTTCGTAGAATATCGCCTCTTAGATATCGAAAAAGACCCCAAAACTCAAGGATTTTCCTTACAACATTATGACATCATCATCGCAGCCAATGTTCTACACGCCACCCAAGACTTACAGCAAACCCTGAGCCACGTCAAACAGCTACTAACCCCCCAAGGAATGCTAGTGTTATTAGAAGGCACTCGTCCCCTGCGTTGGCTTGACCTGATTTTTGGCTTAACAGAAGGTTGGTGGCGGTTTACAGACACATCATTAAGACCTTCCTATCCCCTATTATCAGCTTATCAGTGGCAACAATTATTAAAAAAGAGTGGCTTTGCTGAGTCTACTGCCTTGTTCCCTGACTCAGATCCCAACAGTTTACTGTCTCAACAAGGGGTTATTGTTGCTAAGAATGCAGAGAATATTGATGCTGATGGTAAAAATTGGCTGATTTTAGGCGATCGCCAAGGCATTGCCAGCCAGTTAGTGCAAATACTCGAAAGTCAAGGCAAAAATTGCATCATTGCCTATGCAGAGAAGACCTATCAACAATTAGGACAGCAAGACTATCAAATTAATCCCCAAAGACCCCAAGATTGGCAAAGATTACTATCAAAACAGTCTTTTGAGCATATTATCTATCTCTGGGGCTTAGATACACCATCAGAAGAAGATTTAACCCTAGAAACCTTAGAAACCATCTCAGAAAATCATTGTCTTAGTATTTTACATCTGATCCAGCATTCCTACACAAACCCCCCTCGCCTCTGGTTAGTGACAAAAGGAACCATTGCAACCGATGATGATGATCTTATCTCAGGAATTGCTCAATCATCTTTGTGGGGACTCGGAAAAGCGATCGCCTTAGAACATCCTGAGTTTAACTGTGTCTGCCTTGACCTAGATGCCAATACACCATTAAAGCAACAAATTAAGCTATTATTAGATGAAATAAGCTCAAATTCACCAGAAAACCAAATCGCTTTTCGTAAAGGCACCCGCCATGTAGCAAGATTAGTTCCTCAAAAACTCCCCACACTCCCCCAACCCCTAAAGTTAACTATTACTCAACGGGGAACCCTAGAAAAGTTACAATGGCAACCCCTCACCCGTCGTTCCCCCAAACCAGGGGAAGTAGAGATCCGTGTTAAAGCAGCAGGTTTGAACTTTAGAGACGTTCTCAACGCCTTAGACCTATATCCAGGGGAAGCTGGCCCCTTGGGATGTGAATGTGTTGGGGAAATTATCAATAAAGGGGAAAATGTTGAAAATTTAGACATTGGCCAGGAAGTTATGGCGATCGCTTCTGGCAGTTTTAGTCACTATGTCACCGTTGATGCAGCTATGGTGAGTCCCAAACCAGCAGCTTTAACTCTAGAAGAAGCAGCCACTATTCCTGTTACTTTTCTCACCGCCCACTATACTTTACATCACCTAGCCAAGATTAAAAAAGGCGATCGCATTTTAATTCATGCAGGTGCAGGAGGAGTAGGACAAGCTGCTATTCAAATAGCCCAACAAGCAGGGGCCGAAGTGTTTGCAACCGCAAGCATTGGTAAATGGGATACCCTCAAACAGTTAGGGGTGCGCCATATTATGAACTCTCGCACTTTAGACTTTGCTGAAGAGATTTTAGCTATTACTGAGGGTGAAGGGGTCGATATCGTTCTAAATTCCTTATCAGGGGAGTTTATCAGCCAAAGTTTGGCAGTTTTGAAAGATAACGGGCGTTTTATTGAAATTGGCAAGAGTTTGGAGGCAGAAGGCAGATTTGAAGTCGATATGTTGAAAGTGTGTCAAGAAGAACCTGAGTTAGTTCAGTCGATGCTGCGTCATTTGATGGAACAGTTTCAAACAGGTCAGTTAAAACCTCTTTCTTATCAAGTGTTTCCCAGAGAAGAGGCTATTAGTGCCTTCCGTTATATGCAGCAAGCTAAGCACACAGGGAAAGTTGTTGTTTCTTTGGGGGAGAGTCAAATTTCTTCAACTGAAAACTTTTCGACTGCATCTACTTTGAAATTCCGTGAGGATGGCACTTATCTTATTACTGGGGGGTTAGGGGGTTTAGGACTCTTAGTGGCTCAGTGGATGGTGGAGAAAGGAGCTAGAAACTTAGTATTAATGGGGCGAAATCAGCCTAATACTACCCAAAAACAAAAAATACAAGCATTAAAAGCCCTAGGAGCCAACATTATTGTTGCTCAAGGAGATGTCTCTAACCAAGAACAACTAGAAGCTATTTTACAAAACATTGAAACCGCCTCCCCTGCTCCCTCTGCCTCCTCTGCTCCCCTAAAGGGTATCATCCACGCAGCAGGGGTATTAGACGATGGAGTTCTTAAACAACTGACCTGGGAACGCTTTAATAAAGTAATGTCCCCAAAAGTTCAAGGGGCCTGGAACCTTCATACCTTAAGCCAAGATAAACCCTTGGACTTTTTTGTTCTCTTCTCCTCGGCTGCTTCCTTATTAGGTTCTCCTGGTCAAGCTAACCATGTCACGGCAAACACCTTTCTGGATACTTTAGCTCATTATCGGCGATCGCAAGGACTCCCTGCTTTAAGTATGAACTGGGGGGTTTGGTCAGATATTGGGGCTGCGGCCAAACGTCAAGTGAACCGTCAAGGGGTAGGGGCGATCGCACCAAGCCAGGGAATTGCAAGTTTAGAACAGTTAATGAAAGATTCCATGACACAAGTGGGCGTTGTTCCCATTAATTGGAATAAATTTTTACAATTTAATCCGAATATTCCATTTTTTGCCAACTTTAAACCGAAAAAAGCCAAATTAGCTGAGAATAAAAACAATTTTCTGCAACAACTGCAAACTATTCCCCCAGAGGACAAACGTGATTCTTTAAAAGATTATATTCGCTCAGAAGTAGCTCAAGTCCTTGGGTTTAACCCGTCAGACATCAATATGGAAACAGGATTTTTTGACCTAGGGATGGACTCCTTAACCTCAATGGAGTTCAAGAACCGTTTACAGAATAGTTTCGGTTGTACCTTACCGTCAACTCTAGCCTTTGACTATCCTACAGGGGAAGCCTTAGTTAACTATCTCGCTACAGAAGTGCTGAAGATAACCCAAGATACCGATCCCCCTCCCGAAGAAGATAACACAGAAGACCTATCTCAAGACGATATCGCTGATTTATTAGCCCAGGAACTGTTAGAAATCAAAGGAGGTGAACAATAATGGCAGAAAATAGAGATTATGCAGCATTAA from Crocosphaera subtropica ATCC 51142 includes these protein-coding regions:
- a CDS encoding type I polyketide synthase; its protein translation is MNHELSDSQRVLLALKQARLQLETLERQKNEPIAIIGMDCRFPGDANSPEAYWELLRNGVDGITDIPGDRWNVETYYDSDPDVPGKMYTRYGGFIDGVDQFDPQFFGISPREAMSLDPQQRLLLEVSYTALERAGQPLDSLEGSKTGVFMGICFDDYSRLSLNSGDPTLIDAYSSLGNTRSIAVGRIAYVLGLQGPVIQLDTTCSSSLLAVHLACQSLRTGESNLALAGGVNLMLSPEVSIGFSKLKALAPDGRCKTFDQRADGYGRGEGCGIVVLKRLSDAIADGDTILATVLGSAVNHDGQSNGLTAPNGSAQEAVIRQALENAKVDPTQIQYVETHGTGTSLGDPIEVLALSKVLGEGRKEDNPINIGSVKTNFGHLESAAGVASLIKVILSLQHQEIPPHLHFQTPNPYIPWHKLPVTVPTTLTPWEVKNGRRLAGVSSFGMSGTNVHLIVGESAKIKENIETPKVDRPLHLLTLSAKTETALQAQIEQYKTYLTTHKNLSFADICFSVNKKRSHFDYRLNIIASCVKEASEKLNNSLPPAFSRLVKGGKGVSLPIAFLFTGQGSQYMGMGQQLYQTQPTFKATFDYCCDILQSYLGWDLREILFATEYPHFIRGGRGGSPASSLHSTINTQPALFVIEYALAKLWLSWGIKPNIMIGHSIGEYVAATLAGVFSLEDGLKLITARAQLMQALPETGSMVAVFATLETVKKAINSYSEKVSIAAVNHDKNIVISGENEAIKEIISKLELDGIQTQTLNVSHAFHCPMMEPMLEEFEVIAKQINYSSPKLKLVSTVTGTVITDEIATYKYWCEQIRQPVKFAQGMECLGKEGIEIFLEIGPKPTLLNLGQIILEAHRNSWLASLHPKQENWQTMLSSLGQLYIKGCSINWDEFDKDYPRNHLNNLPTYPFQKQRFWLEAKPNRSFIVQQRQHPLLGQKINLAASKTIYFRNNISENLPAFLTDHRVFNTAIFPAAGFLEMGLAAGINIFKSQECYLENVVIQQGLVLPSEITKAVQVNLIPETVNDYRFEIYSLNNEQDQDNDWSLNASGKLKQNYATPSSINLTEEKERFSQGIKIENYYQQCQERGINYGKHFQGIKHIYKLEKEAFAYIELPLEIINSSAYQIHPILLDNCLQVAGIVLTEENSQDTYLPIGLESLTAYSNPQKINSSKVYTYAKINTDKNSIDLKLFSETEQAIAIIKGLQLKKASPTTLLGKEKANTLDNWFYRVKWQKQPLFSNTLLTPKNIESILFPQLQKLKTQPDIINYQNLLSQLEIISFNYILEAFEKLGFKFIQETRFTTTQLREELGILPSYHRLCDRLLNILAEEGILQKIEEEWEVIEEAEVRRQEAEGFLNDSSAELTLLKRCGSQLAEVLRGDCDPVQLLFPEGDLTLTTQLYQESTGSKMMNNLVKQAVLTALDKKDLESPLKILEIGAGTGGTTAYLLPELDKFQTEYVFTDISLLFTKKACQQFKAYSFVEYRLLDIEKDPKTQGFSLQHYDIIIAANVLHATQDLQQTLSHVKQLLTPQGMLVLLEGTRPLRWLDLIFGLTEGWWRFTDTSLRPSYPLLSAYQWQQLLKKSGFAESTALFPDSDPNSLLSQQGVIVAKNAENIDADGKNWLILGDRQGIASQLVQILESQGKNCIIAYAEKTYQQLGQQDYQINPQRPQDWQRLLSKQSFEHIIYLWGLDTPSEEDLTLETLETISENHCLSILHLIQHSYTNPPRLWLVTKGTIATDDDDLISGIAQSSLWGLGKAIALEHPEFNCVCLDLDANTPLKQQIKLLLDEISSNSPENQIAFRKGTRHVARLVPQKLPTLPQPLKLTITQRGTLEKLQWQPLTRRSPKPGEVEIRVKAAGLNFRDVLNALDLYPGEAGPLGCECVGEIINKGENVENLDIGQEVMAIASGSFSHYVTVDAAMVSPKPAALTLEEAATIPVTFLTAHYTLHHLAKIKKGDRILIHAGAGGVGQAAIQIAQQAGAEVFATASIGKWDTLKQLGVRHIMNSRTLDFAEEILAITEGEGVDIVLNSLSGEFISQSLAVLKDNGRFIEIGKSLEAEGRFEVDMLKVCQEEPELVQSMLRHLMEQFQTGQLKPLSYQVFPREEAISAFRYMQQAKHTGKVVVSLGESQISSTENFSTASTLKFREDGTYLITGGLGGLGLLVAQWMVEKGARNLVLMGRNQPNTTQKQKIQALKALGANIIVAQGDVSNQEQLEAILQNIETASPAPSASSAPLKGIIHAAGVLDDGVLKQLTWERFNKVMSPKVQGAWNLHTLSQDKPLDFFVLFSSAASLLGSPGQANHVTANTFLDTLAHYRRSQGLPALSMNWGVWSDIGAAAKRQVNRQGVGAIAPSQGIASLEQLMKDSMTQVGVVPINWNKFLQFNPNIPFFANFKPKKAKLAENKNNFLQQLQTIPPEDKRDSLKDYIRSEVAQVLGFNPSDINMETGFFDLGMDSLTSMEFKNRLQNSFGCTLPSTLAFDYPTGEALVNYLATEVLKITQDTDPPPEEDNTEDLSQDDIADLLAQELLEIKGGEQ